The Rhododendron vialii isolate Sample 1 chromosome 6a, ASM3025357v1 genome includes a window with the following:
- the LOC131329411 gene encoding early nodulin-like protein 3 has product MEFQREMMGFVLVLVCFLGSSQAYTFHVGGKDGWALKPSEGYSHWAQRNRFQVNDTLIFKYNKGSDSVLIVKKNDYYNCNKAKPIQSLSGGDSVYKIDRSGPIFFISGEAENCNKGQKLEIIVLAVRNNTTHKAPSPTPSTLSPSPAANPAAASPDVVESPKAESPNIETSPEPAPSTVVQAPAPAPSTAAGVGGGSVGLVMGLSLVLGLVSGLV; this is encoded by the exons ATGGAGTTTCAGAGAGAGATGATGGGCTTTGTGCTTGTGTTGGTGTGTTTTTTGGGGTCTTCACAAGCTTATACTTTCCATGTTGGTGGGAAAGATGGTTGGGCCTTGAAACCATCTGAAGGCTACAGTCACTGGGCTCAAAGAAATCGCTTTCAAGTCAATGATACTCTta tCTTCAAGTACAATAAAGGGTCTGATTCGGTTCTAATCGTGAAAAAAAATGACTACTACAATTGCAACAAAGCAAAGCCCATTCAATCTCTATCCGGTGGTGATTCCGTGTACAAAATCGATCGATCGGGCCCGATTTTCTTTATAAGTGGTGAGGCCGAAAATTGCAACAAGGGCCAAAAGCTCGAGATCATAGTCTTGGCCGTGAGGAACAACACCACTCACAAAGCTCCGTCCCCAACACCGTCGACACTGTCTCCATCTCCTGCTGCCAACCCAGCAGCGGCCTCTCCCGATGTTGTTGAGAGCCCGAAAGCCGAGTCCCCGAATATCGAAACGTCGCCGGAGCCGGCTCCGTCGACGGTTGTTCAAGCCCCGGCGCCGGCTCCGTCGACTGCGGcgggtgttggtggtggttcGGTTGGATTAGTGATGGGTTTgagtttggttcttggtttggtCTCTGGGTTGGTTTAA
- the LOC131328796 gene encoding switch 2, whose translation MSWHSFKETLKPCTNLSSSSSEPISSYSQSSVSHQFDIQTNPRKPPKSSLSQQLLRLQDPQFLPQTQPQSQPEQTQLVNEGAGEDEDEDEDDEKQGGSGKPVLDSFQFDQTGPYEPLVLSSPGVTPVIQVPASINCRLLEHQRAGVKFLYDLYKNNHGGILGDDMGLGKTIQTIAFLAAVYGKDGDSGESTSLTGNRVGKKGPVLIVCPTSVIHNWECEFSKWATFSVFVYHGPNRDLIFEKLEAHGVEILITSFDSFRIHGSIMSNIQWEIVVVDEAHRLKNEKSKLYIACLEIKTLKRYGLTGTVMQNKIMELFNLFDWVVPGSLGTREHFRQFYDEPLKHGQRSTARETFVRIADERKQHLVEVLRKYLLRRTKEETIGHLMMGKEDNVVFCAMSELQKRIYRRILQLPDIQCLINKDLPCSCGSPLKQVECCRRIVPDGIVWRYIHRDNPDGCDSCPFCLVLPCLIKLQQISNHLELIKPNPRDEPDKQRKDAEFASTVFGADIDLVGGYGQNESFMGLSDAEHCGKMRALEKLMFSWVSKGDKILLFSYSVRMLDILEKFLIRKGYCFSRLDGSTPTGLRQSLVDDFNSSPSKQVFLISTRAGGLGLNLVSANRVVIFDPNWNPAQDLQAQDRSFRFGQKRHVVVFRLLAAGSLEELVYSRQVYKQQLSNIAVSGKMEKRYFEGVQDCKEFQGELFGICNLFRDLSDKLFTSEIIEIHEKQGDKNGHCASRKQDLNELGMYFLPVKEANETTSSGTAASKPKDTQRLLTTKPVLSDLGILYAHRNEDIVNSGPGTQGKNEVGMPKKDGITQSRLPTVRRKSDAVCGKENAAASIKSRKKSQYSLLAQFMNMGEVEFSKWLMSATPAERERVLQDFKREEKVPDG comes from the exons ATGTCGTGGCACAGCTTCAAAGAGACTCTCAAGCCCTGCACTAACCTTTCATCCTCCTCCTCTGAACCCATCTCGTCTTATTCACAGTCTTCAGTTTCCCACCAGTTTGACATCCAAACAAACCCTAGAAAACCCcccaaatcctctctctcccaGCAGCTTCTGCGCCTCCAAGACCCCCAATTTCTGCCCCAAACCCAGCCACAAAGCCAGCCGGAGCAAACCCAGTTGGTAAATGAAGGTGCTGGagaggatgaggatgaggatgaagatgatgaAAAACAAGGTGGGTCTGGGAAACCCGTGTTGGATTCTTTCCAGTTTGATCAAACTGGACCCTACGAACCACTGGTTCTGTCTTCGCCCGGAGTAACCCCCGTGATTCAG GTTCCTGCATCCATAAACTGTAGACTTCTGGAGCATCAAAGAGCAGGAGTGAAGTTTTTGTACGACTTATATAAGAACAACCATGGGGGCATTCTTGGAGATGATAT GGGGCTGGGAAAGACCATTCAAACAATTGCTTTCCTGGCAGCTGTGTATGGAAAAGATGGAGACTCGGGTGAATCCACATCTCTAACTGGAAATCGGGTTGGGAAGAAGGGCCCTGTGCTAATAGTCTGTCCTACTTCTGTTATTCACAATTGGGAATGTGAATTCTCTAAGTGGGCAACATTCAGTGTGTTTGTTTACCATGGACCAAACCGTGACCTGATTTTTGAGAAACTAGAAGCGCATGGCGTCGAGATACTCATAACCAGTTTTGACTCGTTTCGAATTCATGGCAGCATTATGTCAAACATACAATGGGAGATTGTGGTCGTTGACGAGGCACACCGGCTTAAAAATGAGAAATCAAAACTATACATAGCATGTTTAGAAATTAAAACCCTGAAAAGATATGGTCTCACAGGGACTGTAATGCAGAATAAAATTATGGAACTATTCAATCTCTTTGACTGGGTTGTTCCTGGGAGCTTGGGAACTCGTGAACATTTTAGACAGTTTTATGATGAACCCCTAAAGCATGGTCAAAGGTCAACTGCTCGGGAAACATTTGTTCGGATTGCTGATGAGCGGAAGCAGCACCTTGTGGAAGTTCTACGTAAATATCTATTAAGAAGGACGAAAGAGGAGACAATTGGACATCTTATGATGGGTAAGGAAGATAATGTTGTATTTTGCGCCATGAGTGAATTGCAAAAGCGAATTTATAGGCGAATATTACAGCTGCCCGATATCCAATGCCTTataaataaggacctcccttgtAGCTGCGGAAGCCCCCTTAAACAAGTAGAATGTTGCAGAAGGATTGTGCCGGATGGAATCGTGTGGCGCTACATTCACAGAGATAATCCTGACGGTTGTGACTCATGCCCCTTTTGCCTTGTTCTTCCTTGCCTTATCAAGCTTCAACAG ATCAGCAATCACCTGGAGCTAATCAAACCCAATCCCAGGGATGAGCCGGATAAACAAAGGAAAGATGCTGAGTTTGCCTCTACTGTTTTTGGTGCTGACATTGATTTGGTGGGAGGGTATGGTCAAAATGAAAGCTTTATGGGCCTGAGTGATGCTGAACattgtggaaaaatgagagcACTGGAGAAATTGATGTTCTCATGGGTTTCAAAGGGTGACAAAATCCTCCTCTTCAGTTACTCTGTCAG GATGCTAGACATACTAGAGAAGTTTCTAATCCGCAAAGGCTATTGTTTTTCACGACTTGATGGTTCCACTCCGACTGGCTTGCGTCAATCTCTCGTTGACGACTTCAATTCAAGTCCTAGCAAACAG GTTTTCCTAATATCAACTCGAGCTGGTGGGCTGGGATTGAATCTTGTCAGTGCAAACCGTGTGGTGATATTTGACCCAAACTGGAATCCAGCCCAAGACTTACAGGCCCAAGACCGGTCATTTCGTTTTGGGCAGAAGCGACATGTTGTGGTTTTCCGCCTTCTCGCTGCTGGATCACTTGAGGAACTTGTTTATTCCCGCCAGGTGTACAAGCAGCAGCTATCAAATATTGCTGTTTCTGGAAAAATGGAGAAACGATATTTTGAAGGTGTCCAG GATTGCAAGGAATTTCAGGGCGAGCTTTTTGGAATCTGCAATCTATTTCGTGATCTATCTGACAAGCTTTTTACCAGTGAGATCATAGAAATACACGAGAAACAAGGAGATAAAAATGGGCATTGTGCCAGTAGAAAACAGGATCTTAATGAACTTGGGATGTATTTTCTTCCTGTGAAAGAGGCAAATGAAACTACTTCATCTGGGACTGCTGCAAGTAAACCTAAAGATACTCAGAGACTGTTGACAACTAAGCCAGTACTATCAGATTTAG GAATTTTGTATGCTCATCGCAATGAAGATATCGTCAACTCTGGGCCTGGGACCCAAGGAAAGAATGAAGTGGGCATGCCTAAAAAAGATGGCATTACGCAGTCACGTCTCCCCACTGTGAGGAGGAAATCAGATGCGGTTTGTGGGAAGGAAAATGCTGCTGCTTCAATCAAATCCAGGAAAAAGAGCCAGTATAGCCTCCTTGCACAGTTCATGAATATGGGAGAGGTTGAGTTCAGCAAGTGGCTAATGTCTGCTACTCCTGCAGAGCGGGAAAGAGTGCTTCAAGACTTCAAGAGGGAGGAGAAGGTACCCGATGGTTGA